From the Lolium rigidum isolate FL_2022 chromosome 2, APGP_CSIRO_Lrig_0.1, whole genome shotgun sequence genome, one window contains:
- the LOC124689194 gene encoding U-box domain-containing protein 52-like translates to MPSQTRVHSSNQYGRGLWRGGDRTQRRGETETFPAKLAASPPSFPRLNLSPTTTATLPRHSPPPPSTPPPADAPVHHLRHTMSFPLHTPPIVMEAKHHDAGGKKASVVAAAMRASGPKGRNEASGKAAVAVDGDKSSQHALKWAADHVLARSQSFFLLHIRRKNSSLNPAVGKQFSTSHVQEDVAASLLAHMDLQTKEMLLPFHCFCSRRGLQCREVILEGTDVPKAIVDFVVQHNVDKIVLGSSSRNAFTRTIWKMDVATSVTKYAPNFCSVYVIAKGKLSTFRPATQAIENDTSKEDTKSDAPGNKLLAAESEPAHNFPGEDPHSYRLMSTHAALHIGTHFDESTNQGNHKALVRQRSGDSYLSKTSSCPSEFIRVVNKQGNHLSPEYPENRRDTLFLLNKDNERAFQAPHEKYLGMDDNALSLEYNAYGPLIPGGECASSSSKYQAEYGEGDPRRFQKDNGNMLRNYKELPLGTEDVIENSYAAVEREYDPSLDRQSAEPSSAVRGPKHKLLTLDTLSSDPQHRERITEEFMDHSAEKDVHSMMRRLPPKFYSPRNDRYGSAPEEKHILELNCAPLPRPIETKRMLECLPTRLQCRLYNPNDIANATGHFSVDLKVGEGGYGPVYKATLDNTVVAVKILHSNVTQGLKAFQQEIDLLNNLRHPNMVHLVGACPEYGCLVYEYMPNGSLEDRLYCRSGTPPLSWQLRFKIAVELATGLLYLHKMKPEAFVHRDLKPGNILLDKDFVCKIADVGLARIIPKSMDDTKTQYRMTDAAGTFCYIDPEYQKTGLVSTKSDVYALGIIYLQIITAKDAMGLAYAVSDALEEGTFHEVLDPKVTDWPVEEAKKFAELALKCCELRRRDRPDLESVVLPELIRLHALAVPSDDPSMGQPHHRPSASEKDLPLGDGLAEILAEGNGKAASFSA, encoded by the exons ATGCCGAGCCAGACTCGAGTCCATAGCTCCAACCAATATGGCCGTGGGCTGTGGCGTGGGGGCGACCGGACCCAGAGACGAGGAGAGACGGAGACGTTCCCCGCCAAGCTCGCGGCCTCCCCTCCTTCATTCCCGCGCCTTAACctctcccccaccaccaccgccaccctaCCGCGCCATTCTCCGCCCCCAccatccacgccgccgccggccgatgCCCCCGTCCACCACCTCCGCCACACCATGTCGTTCCCTCTGCACACGCCGCCGATCGTCATGGAGGCCAAGCATCACGATGCCGGGGGCAAGAAGGcgtccgtcgtcgccgccgccatgagGGCCTCGGGACCCAAGGGCCGCAACGAAGCGTCGGGAAAGGCGGCCGTCGCCGTCGACGGCGACAAGAGCAGCCAACACGCGCTCAAGTGGGCCGCCGACCACGTCCTCGCCCGATCCcagtccttcttcctcctccacatccgCCGCAAGAACTCCTCCCTCAACCCCGCAG TTGGGAAGCAGTTCTCCACGTCGCACGTGCAGGAGGACGTTGCGGCTTCGCTTCTGGCTCATATGGATCTCCAGACCAAAGAGATGCTGCTGCCCTTTCATTGCTTCTGCAGCAGAAGAGGG TTGCAATGCAGGGAAGTCATTCTTGAAGGAACAGATGTGCCAAAAGCTATTGTGGATTTTGTTGTGCAACATAATGTCGACAAGATTGTTCTGGGATCATCATCCAGGAATGCATTCACTAG GACAATTTGGAAAATGGATGTGGCTACATCTGTTACTAAGTATGCACCAAACTTCTGTTCAGTGTATGTCATAGCAAAAGGGAAGCTATCTACTTTTAGGCCAGCCACTCAGGCAATCGAAAATGATACAAGCAAAGAGGATACAAAATCTGATGCACCTGGCAATAAACTTTTAGCTGCAGAAA GTGAACCAGCACACAACTTCCCTGGTGAAGATCCGCATTCGTACAG GCTGATGTCAACACACGCTGCTCTGCACATTGGTACCCATTTTGATGAATCAACAAATCAGGGAAACCACAAAGCACTAGTTCGACAGAGAAGTGGCGATTCATATCTTTCAAAAACATCTTCATGTCCAAGTGAATTCATAAGGGTTGTGAATAAGCAAGGCAATCATTTGTCTCCAGAGTATCCTGAGAACCGTAGAGATACCTTGTTTTTACTAAATAAGGACAATGAACGTGCGTTCCAGGCTCCACATGAAAAATACCTGGGTATGGATGATAATGCACTTAGTCTTGAATACAATGCCTATGGCCCTTTAATCCCAGGTGGAGAATGTGCTTCATCATCTTCTAAATATCAAGCA GAATATGGGGAAGGGGATCCGAGGCGCTTCCAGAAAGACAATGGCAATATGCTTCGGAACTACAAAGAG TTACCTCTTGGGACCGAAGATGTGATAGAAAACTCATATGCAGCTGTTGAACGAGAGTATGATCCTTCACTTGACAGACAAAGTGCTGAACCGAGTTCAGCAGTTCGTGGCCCAAAGCATAAGCTGTTGACACTTGACACTTTGTCTTCCGATCCTCAGCATAGAGAAAGAATCACAGAGGAATTTATGGATCACAGTGCCGAGAAAGATGTTCACTCAATGATGCGACGCTTACCTCCAAAATTCTACTCACCTCGAAATGATAGATATGGATCTGCTCCAGAGGAGAAACATATTCTTGAACTGAACTGTGCACCCTTGCCAAGGCCAATCGAGACTAAAAGAATGCTAGAGTGTCTCCCTACTAGATTACAGTGCAGATTGTACAACCCAAATGATATTGCAAATGCCACCGGTCATTTCTCAGTTGACCTGAAGGTTGGGGAAGGAGGTTATGGACCTGTCTATAAAGCTACACTTGACAATAccgttgttgcggtcaagattctGCACTCCAATGTAACTCAAGGACTGAAAGCGTTCCAACAGGAG ATTGATCTGCTGAACAACCTTCGTCATCCCAACATGGTGCACCTGGTCGGTGCTTGTCCTGAGTATGGTTGCCTGGTGTACGAGTACATGCCGAACGGCAGCCTCGAGGACCGCCTCTACTGTCGTTCAGGCACTCCGCCGCTGTCGTGGCAGCTCCGTTTCAAGATTGCAGTTGAGTTAGCCACCGGTCTGCTCTACCTACACAAGATGAAGCCTGAAGCCTTTGTCCACCGAGACCTCAAGCCTGGGAACATCCTCCTTGACAAAGATTTTGTCTGCAAGATTGCCGATGTCGGTCTTGCACGCATCATCCCCAAATCGATGGATGACACCAAGACACAGTACCGGATGACTGACGCTGCGGGTACCTTCTGCTACATTGATCCTGAGTACCAGAAGACGGGACTGGTTAGCACAAAATCGGACGTGTATGCGCTCGGCATCATCTATCTTCAGATAATCACAGCAAAGGACGCCATGGGGCTCGCCTATGCTGTATCTGATGCACTGGAAGAAGGGACCTTTCATGAGGTCTTGGATCCCAAAGTGACTGACTGGCCGGTGGAGGAGGCAAAAAAGTTCGCTGAGCTTGCACTGAAATGCTGCGAGCTGCGGCGTAGAGACCgtccagatctggaatctgttgtgCTACCTGAGCTAATCCGTCTGCATGCACTAGCTGTGCCATCTGATGATCCTTCCATGGGCCAACCCCATCATCGTCCTTCAGCAAGCGAGAAG GATTTGCCTTTGGGCGATGGCTTGGCTGAGATTCTTGCTGAAGGAAACGGGAAGGCAGCTTCATTTTCAGCATAG